In one Shewanella loihica PV-4 genomic region, the following are encoded:
- a CDS encoding aldo/keto reductase, with amino-acid sequence MSQQSFTFSPFIAGFWRLDSWQQTPQQTLALIEHYLSLGVTCMDHADIYGEYCCEALFGRALALKPELRQQMQIVTKCGIKPAFASTPERYVNHYDTGYQHILTSVDNSLKALRVDEIDLLLIHRPDPLMNADEVAQAFEQLYQTGKVRHFGVSNFTPAQFDLLQSRLERPLVTNQLEISPLAMHTLSDGSLDQAQQHRCPPMAWSCLGGGEIFSSQSEQAKRLRQTLTKIAADHGTDDISQIIYAWVMALPSQPRPIIGSGNPERISAAVAAGEIKLDRQDWFSIWQASTGHSVP; translated from the coding sequence ATGAGTCAGCAAAGCTTTACATTCTCCCCCTTTATCGCCGGCTTCTGGCGCCTGGATAGCTGGCAACAGACACCGCAGCAGACCCTGGCGTTGATCGAGCACTATCTCAGCCTGGGCGTGACCTGTATGGATCATGCGGACATCTATGGTGAGTACTGCTGCGAGGCGCTGTTTGGTCGCGCACTGGCCCTCAAGCCCGAGCTGAGACAGCAGATGCAGATAGTCACCAAGTGCGGCATCAAGCCCGCCTTCGCCTCCACACCTGAGCGCTACGTCAACCACTATGACACAGGCTATCAGCACATTCTCACCAGCGTCGATAACTCGCTTAAGGCGCTGCGGGTAGATGAGATAGATCTACTGCTGATCCACAGACCAGATCCCCTGATGAATGCCGACGAGGTCGCCCAGGCCTTCGAGCAGCTCTATCAGACCGGTAAGGTGCGCCACTTCGGCGTCTCTAACTTCACCCCGGCCCAGTTCGATCTGTTGCAGTCCAGGCTGGAGCGCCCCCTGGTGACCAACCAGCTAGAGATCTCGCCCTTAGCCATGCATACCCTGAGCGATGGCAGCCTGGATCAGGCGCAGCAGCATCGTTGCCCGCCCATGGCCTGGTCCTGCCTAGGTGGTGGTGAGATCTTTAGCAGCCAGAGCGAGCAGGCCAAGCGACTTCGCCAGACGTTAACCAAGATAGCCGCCGACCATGGCACGGATGATATCAGCCAGATCATCTATGCTTGGGTGATGGCCCTACCGAGCCAGCCAAGGCCTATCATCGGCAGCGGTAATCCTGAGCGGATCAGCGCCGCCGTCGCCGCCGGCGAGATAAAACTCGACAGGCAGGATTGGTTTAGCATCTGGCAGGCCTCCACCGGCCACAGCGTGCCTTAG
- a CDS encoding formate--tetrahydrofolate ligase has translation MLTDIEISRQASLQPIESIATAFGILPHELSPYGRTKAKVDLAITNRIKDNKHGKLVIVTAVTPTPFGEGKTVTSIGLTQGLQAIGKKSCACIRQPSMGPVFGIKGGAAGGGLAQVVPMEDLNLHLTGDIHAVTSAHNLAAAAIDARLYHEQRLGCEAFREQSGLAPLDIDPEKILWRRVVDQNERSLRTITVGLGEVNGPVHQGGFDISAASELMAILALSRDLKDLRARIGRIVLAQNKQGDYISAEDLGVAGAMTAIMSQAISPTLMQTLSGAPCLIHAGPFANIAHGNSSIIADDIALRLADIVVTEGGFGSDMGFEKFCNIKTRQSGNAPDAAVLVVTVKALKSHNPDAGSEMDKLAAGYANLSWHISNVAKYGLPLVVAINRFAEDTQEELEWLKARVLQEGVFACEVCEAFTQGAEGAMALARAVVRATEQPSQFRYLYETKQSIEAKLLTIAEAGYGANGISLSDTAKAQLAQLQRQGFDKLALCIAKTPMSVSHDPKLKGAPQGFELPIAELKLNAGAGFITALVGKVMTMPGLGIRPGYLNIDIDERGEITGLA, from the coding sequence ATGCTGACTGACATCGAAATTTCACGCCAAGCCAGCTTACAACCCATAGAAAGCATAGCTACTGCTTTCGGGATCTTGCCCCACGAATTAAGCCCTTACGGCAGAACCAAGGCCAAGGTCGATCTGGCTATCACCAACCGAATTAAAGATAACAAACATGGTAAGTTAGTGATAGTCACGGCGGTAACGCCGACTCCCTTCGGCGAAGGCAAGACAGTGACCAGTATCGGCCTGACCCAGGGCTTACAGGCGATCGGCAAGAAGAGCTGCGCCTGTATCCGTCAACCCAGCATGGGACCAGTGTTTGGCATCAAGGGTGGCGCCGCCGGTGGTGGCCTGGCCCAGGTGGTGCCCATGGAAGATCTCAACCTGCATCTGACCGGCGACATACACGCGGTGACCAGTGCCCATAACTTGGCGGCCGCGGCCATTGATGCCCGCCTCTATCATGAACAGCGTCTGGGCTGTGAGGCCTTTCGCGAACAATCTGGGCTAGCGCCCTTAGATATCGATCCCGAGAAGATCTTATGGCGCCGGGTAGTAGATCAGAATGAGCGCAGCCTGCGCACCATCACGGTCGGCCTTGGCGAGGTTAACGGCCCAGTGCATCAGGGCGGCTTCGATATCAGCGCCGCCTCCGAGTTGATGGCGATTCTAGCACTGAGCCGGGATCTCAAGGACCTGCGTGCCCGCATCGGTCGTATCGTGTTGGCGCAGAACAAACAGGGCGACTACATCAGCGCCGAAGATCTTGGTGTGGCCGGCGCCATGACGGCCATAATGAGTCAGGCCATCTCGCCGACCCTGATGCAGACCCTAAGTGGTGCCCCTTGTCTGATCCATGCCGGCCCCTTCGCTAACATCGCCCATGGTAACTCGTCGATCATCGCCGACGATATCGCCCTCAGACTAGCAGATATCGTGGTGACCGAGGGGGGCTTCGGCTCAGATATGGGCTTCGAGAAATTTTGTAATATCAAGACCCGTCAGTCGGGTAATGCGCCGGATGCGGCGGTATTGGTGGTGACGGTCAAGGCGCTTAAGTCTCATAATCCTGACGCAGGTAGCGAGATGGATAAGCTCGCCGCCGGCTATGCCAACCTCAGCTGGCACATCAGCAACGTGGCCAAGTATGGCCTGCCGCTGGTGGTGGCCATCAACCGCTTCGCCGAGGATACCCAGGAGGAGCTAGAGTGGCTCAAGGCCCGCGTGCTGCAAGAGGGGGTATTTGCCTGCGAAGTCTGCGAAGCCTTTACTCAGGGGGCCGAGGGCGCGATGGCGCTTGCTAGGGCGGTGGTGCGGGCCACCGAGCAGCCGAGTCAGTTCCGTTATCTCTATGAGACCAAGCAGTCTATCGAGGCCAAGCTGCTGACCATCGCCGAGGCGGGCTATGGCGCAAATGGCATCAGCTTATCCGACACGGCCAAGGCTCAGCTGGCGCAGCTGCAACGCCAAGGATTTGATAAGCTGGCGCTCTGTATCGCCAAGACGCCGATGTCGGTCAGCCATGATCCTAAACTCAAAGGGGCGCCACAAGGGTTTGAGCTGCCCATCGCCGAGCTGAAACTCAATGCCGGTGCCGGCTTTATCACTGCGCTGGTGGGTAAGGTGATGACGATGCCAGGACTTGGGATACGTCCCGGTTACCTCAATATAGATATCGATGAGCGAGGCGAGATCACCGGGCTGGCTTAA
- a CDS encoding mechanosensitive ion channel family protein: MLRNLALALVTMMALAHLPATADEALQTPQPLTELTQLQQTIDSDIAKLGNANGEMKQFIEYRIKEHANQLHDKFKLMMNQQPLDKANLLPLLQKHLAFIDKVADYYAADIDQFKQQLGSDNDTGVMYKLAMRDRQRDEILSAKYETLTWLDALGEDTQAIKTQLTAQLLKRSDMLNSLVHFTQDKLKLAVDEAAKAGKDVTAEQTALVTNLNERLSLTSASLSVAIELLDAMSQDTTALKQTLFSISGDITQDVLNVDVASNLLDQWWNQAKNQALDNGPGLLFKLFVFLLILFLAHLAGKAVQRIVKKMVSNSKLKFSKLLQDFFVSLSGKTVFALGLMIALSQLGFELGPLLAGFGVAGVIIGFALQDTLSNFASGMMILIYRPYDVGDLINAAGVTGKVSQMSLVSTTIKTLDNQRLIIPNNKIWGDTINNITVEHQRRVDMTFGIGYGDNIEKAEQVLRGIVDEHPKVLKQPEPTVKLHLLGESSVDFVVRPWVKPEDYWDVYWDITRAVKMRFDQEDISIPFPQRDVHIYQTGK; the protein is encoded by the coding sequence ATGTTACGCAACTTAGCCCTGGCGCTGGTGACTATGATGGCCCTAGCCCATCTTCCCGCCACCGCCGATGAAGCCCTCCAGACACCCCAGCCCCTGACTGAACTGACTCAACTGCAACAGACCATAGATTCAGACATCGCTAAACTAGGCAATGCCAACGGCGAGATGAAGCAGTTTATCGAGTACCGTATCAAGGAGCACGCCAACCAGTTACACGACAAGTTCAAGCTGATGATGAACCAGCAACCGCTGGATAAGGCAAACCTGCTACCACTGCTACAGAAGCATCTGGCCTTCATCGACAAGGTGGCCGATTACTACGCCGCCGATATTGACCAATTTAAACAACAGCTTGGCAGCGATAATGACACAGGCGTCATGTATAAGCTCGCCATGCGGGATCGCCAGCGCGACGAGATCCTCAGCGCCAAGTATGAGACCCTCACCTGGCTGGACGCCTTGGGCGAAGATACCCAGGCCATCAAGACCCAGCTGACGGCTCAACTGCTGAAACGCTCAGACATGCTCAACAGCCTGGTGCATTTCACCCAGGACAAACTCAAGCTGGCGGTGGATGAGGCGGCCAAGGCGGGTAAGGATGTCACTGCTGAGCAGACCGCCCTGGTCACCAACCTCAACGAGCGACTCAGCCTGACCAGCGCCAGCCTCTCGGTGGCAATCGAGCTGCTGGATGCTATGAGCCAGGACACCACGGCCCTCAAGCAGACCCTGTTTAGCATCTCAGGGGATATCACCCAAGACGTGCTCAACGTCGATGTGGCCAGCAACCTGCTGGACCAGTGGTGGAACCAGGCCAAGAATCAGGCGCTGGACAACGGCCCTGGCCTGCTGTTCAAATTGTTTGTCTTCCTGCTGATCCTCTTCCTTGCCCATCTGGCTGGCAAGGCGGTGCAGCGCATCGTCAAGAAGATGGTGAGCAACTCAAAGCTGAAATTCAGCAAGCTGCTGCAAGACTTCTTCGTCTCCCTCTCGGGTAAGACAGTGTTTGCCCTGGGTCTGATGATCGCCCTGTCACAGCTAGGCTTCGAGCTTGGGCCACTACTGGCTGGCTTCGGGGTCGCGGGTGTGATCATAGGTTTCGCCCTGCAGGACACCCTGTCTAACTTCGCCTCGGGCATGATGATCCTCATCTATCGTCCCTACGACGTGGGCGATCTGATCAACGCCGCGGGCGTGACGGGTAAGGTGAGCCAGATGAGCCTGGTCTCCACCACCATCAAGACCCTGGACAACCAGCGCCTGATCATCCCCAACAACAAGATCTGGGGCGACACCATCAACAATATCACGGTAGAACATCAGCGCCGCGTCGACATGACCTTCGGCATAGGTTACGGCGACAACATAGAGAAGGCCGAGCAGGTGCTGCGCGGCATAGTCGACGAGCATCCTAAGGTGCTCAAGCAGCCTGAGCCGACGGTGAAGCTACACCTGCTGGGCGAGTCTTCGGTGGACTTCGTAGTGCGTCCTTGGGTGAAACCGGAAGATTACTGGGATGTGTATTGGGACATCACCCGCGCGGTGAAGATGCGCTTCGACCAGGAAGATATCTCGATTCCTTTCCCACAGCGCGACGTGCATATCTACCAGACTGGCAAGTAA